The Miscanthus floridulus cultivar M001 chromosome 7, ASM1932011v1, whole genome shotgun sequence genome includes a region encoding these proteins:
- the LOC136467651 gene encoding ribulose-1,5 bisphosphate carboxylase/oxygenase large subunit N-methyltransferase, chloroplastic-like, which yields MATSTTALHPQFRPPLRAPRHLRPLPHSYSSLSRTRGHAPVRASAASASVPAQREVAAGVPWGCEIESLESAASLERWLIDSGLPEQRLAIQRVDIGERGLVALKNIRKGEKLLFVPPSLVITADSEWSRPEVGDVMKRNSVPDWPLIATYLISEASLEGSSRWSSYIAALPRQPYSLLYWTRAELESYLVASPIRKRAIQRITDVIGTYNDLRDRIFSRHSDLFPEEVYNIETFLWSFGILFSRLVRLPSMDEKVALVPWADMLNHRPEVETFLDFDKSSQGIVFTTDRAYQPGEQVFISYGKKSSGELLLSYGFVPKEGTNPNDSVELLVSLDKSDKCYKEKLQALKRNGLSESESFPLRVTGWPVELMAYAFLVVSPPDMSQRFEEMAVAASNKSSSKPALSYPDLEEQALQFILDCCEPNIEKYTKYLEGGGGSPEVSMNAKQANRTLLLKQLAGDLCISERRILYRTQYILRRRLRDMRGGELRALSLFNGLRKLFK from the exons ATGGCCACCTCCACCACCGCGCTCCACCCGCAGTTCCGGCCGCCGCTGCGCGCTCCCCGCCATCTCCGCCCGCTTCCACACTCATATTCCTCGCTCTCCCGCACTCGCGGCCACGCTCCCGTACGGGCCTCCGCGGCGTCCGCATCCGTGCCGGCCCAGCGGGAGGTCGCCGCGGGCGTCCCGTGGGGCTGCGAGATCGAGTCCttggagagcgcggcgtcgctgGAGCGGTGGCTCATCGACTCGGGCCTACCGGAGCAACGCTTGGCCATCCAACGCGTGGACATCGGCGAGCGCGGCCTCGTCGCCCTCAAGAACATACGCAAGGGGGAGAAGCTGCTCTTCGTGCCCCCTTCCCTCGTCATCACCGCCGATTCG GAGTGGAGCCGCCCTGAGGTGGGTGATGTGATGAAGAGGAACTCCGTGCCGGACTGGCCGCTTATCGCTACTTACCTCATAAGTGAAGCCAGTTTAGAGGGCTCGTCGAGGTGGAGCAGCTACATAGCAGCGTTGCCGAGGCAGCCTTACTCGCTTTTGTACTG GACTCGTGCAGAGCTAGAATCATACTTAGTGGCCTCACCAATCAGGAAACGTGCAATTCAGAGGATAACTGATGTGATTGGGAC ATACAACGACCTTCGAGACCGTATATTTTCCAGGCATTCAGATTTGTTCCCTGAAGAG GTGTATAACATAGAGACATTTCTATGGTCCTTTGGGATTCTATTCTCACGCCTG GTTCGCTTGCCATCAATGGATGAAAAGGTGGCACTAGTTCCTTGGGCAGATATGCTTAACCATCGCCCTGAG GTGGAAACATTCTTGGATTTCGATAAGTCATCACAAGGAATAGTTTTCACCACTGACCGCGCATATCAACCAGGTGAGCAG GTATTTATATCTTACGGGAAGAAATCCAGTGGTGAGCTATTGCTTTCATATGGTTTTGTTCCAAAAGAGGGAACAAACCCAAATGATTCGGTTGAATTGCTGGTGTCTCTTGATAAGTCTGATAAGTGCTATAAAGAGAAATTACAAGCACTGAAGCGAAACGGTTTGTCAGA ATCTGAAAGTTTCCCTTTGCGGGTCACAGGGTGGCCAGTTGAGCTGATGGCTTATGCCTTCCTTGTGGTCAGTCCACCTGACATGAGTCAACGCTTTGAGGAG ATGGCTGTTGCTGCATCTAATAAAAGTTCATCCAAACCTGCATTGAGTTATCCTGACCTGGAAGAACAGGCCCTTCAGTTTATCTTGGACTGCTGTGAACCTAACATAGAAAAGTATACAAAGTACTTAGAG GGTGGCGGTGGCTCTCCAGAAGTTTCAATGAATGCAAAGCAAGCCAACAGAACATTACTGCTAAAACAGCTAGCAGGAGATCTGTGCATCAGTGAACGGAGAATCCTGTATCGTACACAATAT ATATTGCGTAGAAGATTGAGGGACATGAGAGGTGGCGAACTTAGAGCTCTGTCATTGTTCAATGGGCTAAGAAAACTCTTTAAATAA